A window of Cellulomonas fimi contains these coding sequences:
- a CDS encoding family 16 glycosylhydrolase, translating to MTAGLVASALTAAQLTGGPTAPAAAAVGDVVWSQEFNGSAGSAPDGSVWNYDTGAGGWGNGELQTYTTSRNNSALDGQGNLVITARREADGSYTSARLQSNDKVEVKYGRVEARIQIPRGQGIWPAFWMLGGDFPQTSWPSSGEIDIMENVGKEPHRIYGTVHGPGYSGGAGISGVYQHPQNWSFADTFHTYAVDWKPGSITWSVDGNVFHQVTTSRVGGNPWVFDKAYFLILNVAVGGQWPGYPDGSTQLPQQMKVDYVRVYDNGATGGGGGGGGGSLPTGTGTIRVANSLCLDVPWAQTHDGNPIQVVGCNGNAAQSWTRGSDGTIRALGKCLDVSGGGTANGTVVQLWTCNGTAAQRWTYDSGTRAIKNPQSGRCLDGVGGLPVHDGQRVQIWDCNNQANQQWYL from the coding sequence ATGACCGCCGGCCTCGTCGCCAGCGCCCTCACCGCGGCCCAGCTCACCGGCGGCCCCACGGCACCCGCGGCCGCCGCCGTCGGCGACGTCGTCTGGTCGCAGGAGTTCAACGGCAGCGCCGGCAGCGCGCCCGACGGCAGCGTCTGGAACTACGACACGGGCGCGGGCGGCTGGGGCAACGGCGAGCTCCAGACCTACACGACGTCCCGCAACAACTCCGCGCTCGACGGCCAGGGCAACCTCGTCATCACCGCGCGGCGCGAGGCCGACGGGTCGTACACGTCCGCCCGGCTGCAGAGCAACGACAAGGTCGAGGTGAAGTACGGCCGCGTCGAGGCGCGCATCCAGATCCCGCGCGGCCAGGGCATCTGGCCCGCGTTCTGGATGCTCGGCGGCGACTTCCCGCAGACGTCGTGGCCCAGCAGCGGCGAGATCGACATCATGGAGAACGTCGGCAAGGAGCCCCACCGCATCTACGGCACGGTGCACGGGCCCGGCTACTCCGGCGGCGCCGGGATCAGCGGCGTCTACCAGCACCCGCAGAACTGGTCGTTCGCCGACACCTTCCACACCTACGCGGTCGACTGGAAGCCCGGCTCGATCACCTGGTCCGTCGACGGCAACGTCTTCCACCAGGTCACCACGAGCCGCGTCGGCGGCAACCCCTGGGTGTTCGACAAGGCGTACTTCCTCATCCTCAACGTCGCCGTCGGCGGGCAGTGGCCCGGCTACCCCGACGGGTCGACCCAGCTCCCGCAGCAGATGAAGGTCGACTACGTCCGCGTCTACGACAACGGCGCGACGGGCGGCGGCGGAGGCGGGGGCGGCGGCTCGCTGCCGACCGGCACCGGCACGATCCGCGTCGCGAACTCCCTGTGCCTCGACGTCCCGTGGGCGCAGACGCACGACGGCAACCCGATCCAGGTCGTCGGCTGCAACGGCAACGCCGCCCAGTCGTGGACCCGGGGCTCCGACGGCACGATCCGCGCGCTCGGCAAGTGCCTCGACGTGAGCGGTGGCGGCACCGCCAACGGGACCGTCGTGCAGCTCTGGACCTGCAACGGCACCGCCGCGCAGCGCTGGACGTACGACTCCGGCACGCGCGCGATCAAGAACCCGCAGTCCGGGCGCTGCCTCGACGGCGTCGGCGGGCTCCCCGTCCACGACGGTCAGCGCGTGCAGATCTGGGACTGCAACAACCAGGCGAACCAGCAGTGGTACCTGTGA
- a CDS encoding PPOX class F420-dependent oxidoreductase, with product MPRTVATTRTVDLPELLDFVRPRHHFLLVTARADGRPQVSPVSGGVDDRGRLVVSTYPGRAKTRNAERDPRVSVCVLSDDFGGAWVQVDGDAEVLHMPEAEDALVDYYRCIAGEHPDWDEYRAAMRLQDKSLIRVTPTRWGPVATGGFPEDVAARLDALDA from the coding sequence ATGCCCCGCACCGTCGCCACCACCCGCACCGTCGACCTGCCCGAGCTCCTGGACTTCGTCCGGCCGCGCCACCACTTCCTCCTCGTGACCGCGCGCGCCGACGGCCGCCCGCAGGTGTCGCCGGTCAGCGGCGGCGTCGACGACCGGGGCCGGCTGGTCGTGTCGACGTACCCGGGCCGGGCCAAGACCCGCAACGCCGAGCGCGACCCGCGCGTGAGCGTGTGCGTCCTGTCCGACGACTTCGGCGGTGCGTGGGTGCAGGTCGACGGCGACGCCGAGGTGCTGCACATGCCCGAGGCGGAGGACGCGCTCGTCGACTACTACCGCTGCATCGCGGGCGAGCACCCCGACTGGGACGAGTACCGCGCGGCGATGCGCCTGCAGGACAAGTCGCTGATCCGCGTGACCCCGACGCGCTGGGGACCGGTCGCGACGGGCGGCTTCCCGGAGGACGTCGCGGCGCGGCTCGACGCGCTCGACGCCTGA
- a CDS encoding RNA polymerase sigma factor, with the protein MTAGARAAAERAARDSYGRLVALLAASTGDLAQAEDALADAFERALTTWPADGVPRAPDAWLLTVARNRLRDVWRSAAVRRSAPLDDARAPAAPDGVDVDPDAIEDRRLALLFVCAHPAIAPDVRTPLMMQTVLGLDSQVVARAFAVSPGAMQQRLVRAKRRIARARIPFVVPDRRSMPERLPAVLEAVYGCAAVTWRQDGRELAGEAQHLAVVLASLLDDDAEAWALAALVTLSLARRQAGDAFVPLDEQDPSTWDEHLVAEGESYLRRATRPGPPGRFRLEAAIQAVHCDRRRTGVVDWTALRTLYRALDAVAPSLGSRTALAVVVGRLDGPEAGLAALPPEPVPAFQPWWAARGDLLARAGRPDEAADAFARAAALSDDDAVRDYLEGRRRSGSS; encoded by the coding sequence GTGACCGCGGGAGCGCGGGCGGCCGCCGAGCGTGCCGCCCGCGACTCCTACGGCCGGCTGGTCGCGCTGCTCGCGGCGTCGACGGGCGACCTCGCGCAGGCGGAGGACGCGCTCGCCGACGCGTTCGAGCGGGCGCTGACGACGTGGCCGGCCGACGGTGTCCCGCGCGCCCCCGACGCCTGGCTGCTCACCGTGGCCCGCAACCGGCTCCGTGACGTGTGGCGGTCCGCCGCCGTGCGACGGTCGGCGCCGCTCGACGACGCCCGCGCGCCGGCCGCGCCGGACGGCGTGGACGTCGACCCGGACGCGATCGAGGACCGGCGGCTCGCGCTGCTGTTCGTGTGCGCGCACCCCGCGATCGCGCCCGACGTGCGCACGCCGCTCATGATGCAGACGGTGCTCGGCCTGGACTCGCAGGTCGTCGCGCGCGCGTTCGCGGTGTCGCCCGGCGCGATGCAGCAGCGGCTCGTGCGGGCGAAGCGGCGCATCGCCCGGGCGCGGATCCCGTTCGTCGTGCCGGACCGGCGGTCGATGCCGGAACGCCTGCCCGCGGTGCTCGAGGCGGTGTACGGCTGCGCGGCGGTGACGTGGCGTCAGGACGGGCGGGAGCTCGCGGGGGAGGCGCAGCACCTGGCCGTCGTGCTCGCGTCGCTGCTCGACGACGACGCGGAGGCGTGGGCGCTCGCGGCGCTCGTGACGCTGTCGCTGGCCCGTCGCCAGGCCGGGGACGCGTTCGTGCCGCTCGACGAGCAGGACCCGTCGACCTGGGACGAGCACCTGGTCGCGGAGGGGGAGTCGTACCTGCGCCGCGCGACGCGCCCGGGGCCGCCGGGGCGGTTCCGGCTGGAGGCGGCGATCCAGGCGGTGCACTGCGACCGGCGACGCACGGGCGTCGTCGACTGGACGGCGCTGCGGACGCTGTACCGGGCGCTGGACGCGGTCGCGCCGAGCCTGGGGTCGCGCACGGCGCTCGCCGTGGTGGTCGGGCGGCTCGACGGGCCCGAGGCCGGGCTGGCGGCGCTGCCGCCCGAGCCGGTGCCGGCGTTCCAGCCGTGGTGGGCGGCGCGCGGTGACCTGCTGGCCCGTGCGGGGCGTCCCGACGAGGCCGCGGACGCGTTCGCGCGGGCGGCCGCGCTGTCCGACGACGACGCCGTCCGTGACTACCTCGAAGGGCGCCGACGGTCCGGTTCCTCCTGA
- a CDS encoding MATE family efflux transporter, translating to MPKVLTAGRPWRVILLFAVPLLVGNIVQQLYQAADAMVVGRILGVDALAAVGATGSLLFLLLGFAWGMTNGFAIPTAQAFGAGDHHAVRRSVAAGAVLSGITSLVLTVAAPLLAAPALRLLQTPEDLLPQATTFAVVSFLGASTMMFFNFLSAVIRAIGDSRTPLVFLTVSCVLNIALVVGAVAWLDWGVGGAALSTVVSQGVSVVLCLDHVRRRVPVLRVHRDDWRVTGDELRLHLRLGLPMGFQASIIAIGTLAVQVRLNELGSDAVAAYTTAARVDGLAVALLASLGLAVSTFVAQNLGGGRPDRIRRGVVQAAWMSVVGSVLVGAVLVAGGGAIVRLFVGDGEESVVGMAAHLLLVNGLLYVVLGVLFVLRGALQGLGQTVVPTVTGAIELVCRVGAAVVLGASYGYDGVVWGNPLAWIGAVALLVPAYLAAARRLAQQPVTGVGEPPVTLVADGPAEGSAVLEAVVPDVDALPSPRPAPEGVASEPSDDRAPDEVLAHDGCATRD from the coding sequence GTGCCCAAGGTCCTCACCGCCGGTCGCCCCTGGCGCGTCATCCTCCTCTTCGCCGTCCCGCTGCTCGTCGGCAACATCGTCCAGCAGCTCTACCAGGCCGCCGACGCCATGGTCGTCGGCCGCATCCTGGGCGTCGACGCGCTCGCCGCCGTCGGCGCCACCGGCTCGCTGCTGTTCCTCCTGCTCGGCTTCGCGTGGGGCATGACGAACGGCTTCGCGATCCCGACCGCGCAGGCGTTCGGCGCCGGCGACCACCACGCCGTGCGCCGCTCCGTCGCAGCCGGCGCGGTGCTGTCCGGCATCACGAGCCTCGTCCTCACCGTCGCCGCACCGCTGCTCGCCGCGCCCGCGCTGCGGCTGCTCCAGACGCCCGAGGACCTGCTGCCGCAGGCCACGACGTTCGCCGTCGTGAGCTTCCTCGGCGCGAGCACGATGATGTTCTTCAACTTCCTGTCCGCGGTGATCCGGGCCATCGGCGACTCGCGCACCCCGCTCGTGTTCCTCACGGTCAGCTGCGTGCTCAACATCGCGCTCGTCGTCGGGGCGGTCGCCTGGCTGGACTGGGGCGTCGGTGGCGCCGCGCTGTCGACCGTCGTGTCGCAGGGCGTCTCCGTCGTGCTGTGCCTCGACCACGTCCGGCGCCGCGTGCCCGTCCTGCGCGTCCACCGCGACGACTGGCGCGTCACGGGCGACGAGCTGCGCCTGCACCTGCGCCTCGGCCTGCCCATGGGCTTCCAGGCGTCGATCATCGCCATCGGCACGCTCGCCGTGCAGGTCCGGCTCAACGAGCTCGGCTCCGACGCCGTCGCCGCCTACACCACCGCCGCGCGCGTCGACGGGCTCGCCGTCGCGCTGCTCGCGTCGCTCGGCCTCGCGGTGTCGACGTTCGTCGCCCAGAACCTCGGCGGCGGGCGACCCGACCGGATCCGGCGCGGCGTCGTGCAGGCCGCGTGGATGTCCGTCGTCGGCTCGGTCCTCGTCGGCGCCGTGCTCGTCGCCGGTGGAGGTGCGATCGTCCGGCTGTTCGTCGGGGACGGCGAGGAGTCCGTCGTCGGCATGGCCGCGCACCTGCTGCTCGTCAACGGTCTGCTGTACGTCGTGCTCGGGGTGCTGTTCGTCCTGCGCGGGGCGCTCCAGGGTCTCGGGCAGACCGTCGTGCCGACCGTCACCGGGGCGATCGAGCTCGTCTGCCGCGTCGGCGCCGCCGTCGTGCTCGGGGCGTCCTACGGGTACGACGGGGTCGTGTGGGGCAACCCGCTCGCGTGGATCGGCGCCGTCGCGCTCCTCGTCCCGGCGTACCTCGCCGCCGCGCGCCGCCTCGCGCAGCAGCCCGTCACGGGTGTCGGCGAGCCCCCGGTCACGCTCGTCGCCGACGGGCCCGCGGAGGGCTCGGCGGTCCTGGAGGCCGTCGTCCCGGACGTCGACGCGCTGCCGTCGCCGCGCCCGGCGCCCGAGGGCGTGGCCTCCGAGCCGTCCGACGACCGCGCGCCCGACGAGGTCCTCGCCCACGACGGCTGCGCCACGCGCGACTGA
- a CDS encoding GrpB family protein — protein MLRRSDEVRDQAAAVVDAERAALVAAGVPGELAWVGGSSVPGALTRGDVDLHLRVPPDAFASAVDLLRRDHAVVHPEIWCATLATFAVDAPLPAGLAVTPVGSEHDVRFMRTWARLRADPALLAEHNRVKAEADALAPDEYEARKSAFFDRVLAADDPAPGV, from the coding sequence GTGCTGCGCCGGTCCGACGAGGTGCGCGACCAGGCGGCCGCGGTGGTCGATGCGGAGCGCGCGGCGCTGGTCGCCGCCGGGGTGCCCGGTGAGCTCGCGTGGGTCGGCGGGTCGAGCGTCCCGGGCGCGCTGACGCGCGGCGACGTCGACCTGCACCTGCGCGTGCCGCCCGACGCGTTCGCGTCCGCGGTCGACCTGCTCCGGCGCGACCACGCCGTCGTGCACCCGGAGATCTGGTGCGCGACGCTCGCGACGTTCGCCGTCGACGCACCGCTGCCGGCCGGGCTCGCCGTCACGCCCGTCGGCTCGGAGCACGACGTGCGCTTCATGCGGACGTGGGCGCGGCTGCGCGCGGACCCGGCGCTGCTCGCCGAGCACAACCGCGTGAAGGCCGAGGCGGACGCGCTCGCGCCCGACGAGTACGAGGCCCGCAAGTCCGCGTTCTTCGACCGCGTCCTGGCCGCCGACGACCCGGCACCCGGCGTCTGA
- the chvE gene encoding multiple monosaccharide ABC transporter substrate-binding protein — protein MRRKITIAAIGATLALGLAACSGGGAGSTDDSTSGGEGGEGQLVGVAMPTQTSERWIADGDAVKEGLEAAGYKVDLQYGNDDIPTQQSQIDQMITKGAKLLIVASIDGTALANQLQAAADAGIPVIAYDRLIRDTENVDFYVTFDNYNVGVQQATSLLVGLGVLDEDGVAVPDVAGPFNIELFAGSLDDNNAHFFWKGAMDTLEPYIEEGILAVPSGQTDIEQAAILRWQQETAQKRMEDLLTSTYGGGAKLDGVLSPYDGLSRGIITALQNAGYGPTRSAATPMPVVTGQDAEIASVKLIQDDVQFSTIFKDTRKLAEQAVVSADQFLAGETPESNDKDTYDNGVKVVPSYLLESDIVYANNIQALLIDTGYWTAEQVEKGQA, from the coding sequence ATGCGACGCAAGATCACCATCGCCGCCATCGGCGCGACGCTGGCCCTCGGGCTTGCGGCCTGCTCCGGCGGTGGCGCCGGGAGCACGGACGACTCGACCAGCGGCGGCGAGGGCGGCGAGGGCCAGCTCGTCGGCGTGGCGATGCCCACGCAGACCTCCGAGCGCTGGATCGCCGACGGCGACGCGGTCAAGGAGGGCCTCGAGGCCGCCGGCTACAAGGTCGACCTCCAGTACGGCAACGACGACATCCCGACGCAGCAGTCGCAGATCGACCAGATGATCACCAAGGGCGCCAAGCTCCTGATCGTCGCCTCGATCGACGGCACCGCGCTCGCCAACCAGCTGCAGGCCGCGGCCGACGCGGGCATCCCCGTCATCGCCTACGACCGCCTCATCCGCGACACCGAGAACGTCGACTTCTACGTCACGTTCGACAACTACAACGTCGGCGTGCAGCAGGCGACCTCGCTGCTCGTGGGCCTCGGCGTCCTCGACGAGGACGGCGTCGCCGTCCCCGACGTGGCCGGCCCGTTCAACATCGAGCTGTTCGCCGGCTCGCTGGACGACAACAACGCGCACTTCTTCTGGAAGGGCGCGATGGACACCCTCGAGCCCTACATCGAGGAGGGCATCCTCGCCGTCCCGTCGGGCCAGACGGACATCGAGCAGGCGGCCATCCTGCGCTGGCAGCAGGAGACCGCGCAGAAGCGCATGGAGGACCTCCTGACCTCCACGTACGGCGGCGGCGCCAAGCTCGACGGCGTGCTCTCCCCGTACGACGGCCTGTCGCGCGGCATCATCACGGCGCTGCAGAACGCGGGCTACGGCCCGACCCGCTCCGCCGCGACGCCCATGCCGGTCGTCACCGGCCAGGACGCCGAGATCGCGTCGGTCAAGCTCATCCAGGACGACGTCCAGTTCTCGACGATCTTCAAGGACACCCGCAAGCTCGCGGAGCAGGCCGTCGTCTCGGCCGACCAGTTCCTCGCGGGTGAGACGCCCGAGTCGAACGACAAGGACACCTACGACAACGGCGTGAAGGTCGTGCCGTCGTACCTCCTCGAGTCCGACATCGTCTACGCGAACAACATCCAGGCGCTGCTGATCGACACCGGCTACTGGACCGCCGAGCAGGTGGAGAAGGGTCAGGCCTGA
- a CDS encoding class I SAM-dependent methyltransferase: MPDPMHFDGMADLYDRARPPYPDALWERLRALGVLGPGTRVVELGAGSGLATAPLVAAGARVTAVEPGPALADLLRRRVPETTVLVGTAESVPLDDAAFDLAVVATAVHWLDLDVVLPRLHRALVPGGHLAVWRHVFGDPAAAPTPFRERVAGIVRARGDVPPRPGPTEVDTAGWVARLTAGGWFALRAVEELRWSVGLDAEQVRDLFTTFSEWSAEEADAAGRAVLDLGGRVTEHYLTPLLVLGRAEVPDR, from the coding sequence GTGCCCGACCCGATGCACTTCGACGGCATGGCGGACCTCTACGACCGGGCGCGGCCGCCCTACCCCGACGCGTTGTGGGAGCGCCTGCGTGCGCTCGGCGTGCTCGGTCCCGGGACGCGCGTGGTCGAGCTCGGCGCGGGGTCGGGTCTCGCGACGGCGCCCCTGGTCGCGGCGGGGGCGCGCGTCACGGCCGTCGAGCCCGGCCCGGCGCTGGCCGACCTGCTGCGGCGGCGGGTCCCGGAGACGACGGTGCTGGTCGGGACCGCGGAGTCCGTGCCGCTCGACGACGCGGCGTTCGACCTCGCGGTGGTGGCGACGGCCGTGCACTGGCTGGACCTCGACGTCGTCCTGCCCCGGCTGCACCGCGCCCTGGTCCCCGGCGGCCACCTCGCGGTGTGGCGGCACGTGTTCGGCGACCCGGCGGCGGCACCCACCCCGTTCCGCGAGCGCGTCGCCGGCATCGTCCGTGCCCGCGGGGACGTCCCACCGCGACCGGGTCCGACCGAGGTCGACACGGCGGGATGGGTCGCGCGGCTGACCGCGGGCGGCTGGTTCGCGCTGCGTGCCGTCGAGGAGCTGCGGTGGTCCGTCGGCCTCGACGCCGAGCAGGTGCGCGACCTGTTCACGACCTTCAGCGAGTGGTCGGCCGAGGAGGCCGACGCGGCCGGGCGCGCGGTGCTGGACCTCGGCGGCCGCGTCACGGAGCACTACCTGACGCCGCTGCTGGTGCTGGGCCGCGCCGAGGTGCCCGACCGCTGA
- a CDS encoding YciI family protein: protein MRYTILLHYPEMTPEDLGEGGWEEGEREFSAYAATLHAAGVLVGAEVLQPSSSTTTLRTVDGVLQVQDGPFADTKEQLGGTFVVDVPDLDAALEWAKRAPSVSWGAVEVRPGATHVVDGVWVPNA, encoded by the coding sequence ATGCGGTACACGATCCTGCTGCACTACCCCGAGATGACTCCCGAGGACCTGGGCGAGGGCGGGTGGGAGGAGGGCGAGCGCGAGTTCAGCGCGTACGCCGCGACCCTGCACGCCGCGGGCGTGCTCGTCGGCGCCGAGGTGCTCCAGCCGTCGAGCAGCACCACGACGCTGCGCACGGTCGACGGCGTCCTGCAGGTGCAGGACGGGCCGTTCGCCGACACGAAGGAGCAGCTCGGCGGCACGTTCGTCGTCGACGTCCCCGACCTCGACGCGGCGCTCGAGTGGGCGAAGCGCGCGCCGTCGGTGAGCTGGGGCGCGGTCGAGGTCCGGCCGGGCGCGACGCACGTCGTCGACGGCGTGTGGGTGCCGAACGCGTGA
- a CDS encoding glycerophosphodiester phosphodiesterase produces MSHPYLDAPGGVAALAHRGFSPDGLENSLAAFQAAVDLGFTYVETDAHGTADGRAVALHDATLDRTTDRTGRVSDLPWARVREARIGGVEPVPLLEDVLATWPDLRVNVDVKERSGIVPVAEAIERTAAHDRVCVASFSASRRDATVARLSRPVATSAGTTEAVAFVRSGGRVRFHGLSRRRFDVYQVPWRFRGRQVLTGRHVQAAHAAGLLVHVWTVDDADDMRTLLDLGVDGIISDRADVLKDVLTERGLWR; encoded by the coding sequence GTGAGCCATCCGTACCTCGACGCACCGGGCGGCGTCGCCGCGCTCGCGCACCGCGGGTTCTCGCCCGACGGGCTCGAGAACTCGCTCGCGGCGTTCCAGGCGGCGGTCGACCTCGGCTTCACGTACGTCGAGACCGACGCGCACGGCACCGCCGACGGGCGCGCCGTCGCGCTGCACGACGCGACGCTCGACCGCACGACCGACCGCACCGGTCGCGTCTCCGACCTGCCGTGGGCACGCGTGCGCGAGGCCCGGATCGGCGGCGTCGAGCCCGTGCCGCTCCTCGAGGACGTGCTCGCGACCTGGCCCGACCTGCGCGTGAACGTCGACGTCAAGGAGCGGTCGGGCATCGTGCCCGTCGCCGAGGCCATCGAGCGGACCGCGGCGCACGACCGGGTGTGCGTCGCGTCGTTCTCGGCGTCGCGGCGGGACGCGACCGTCGCGAGGCTGTCGCGGCCCGTCGCCACGTCGGCCGGGACGACCGAGGCCGTCGCCTTCGTGCGCAGCGGCGGTCGCGTGCGGTTCCACGGGCTCTCCCGCCGACGGTTCGACGTCTACCAGGTGCCGTGGCGGTTCCGGGGGCGGCAGGTGCTGACCGGCCGGCACGTCCAGGCGGCGCACGCGGCGGGGCTGCTCGTGCACGTGTGGACGGTCGACGACGCCGACGACATGCGGACGCTGCTCGACCTGGGCGTCGACGGGATCATCAGCGACCGCGCCGACGTCCTCAAGGACGTGCTCACCGAGCGCGGGCTCTGGCGCTGA
- a CDS encoding DoxX family protein, which produces MSHLARTARVAGQVALGAALLAAGTSHLTTKREEFQAQVPSWFPADPDAVVLVSGVAELALGAALVGTWKQPARGWVGAAAAAFFVAIFPGNVAQLVERKDGFGLDTDTKRAVRLVFQPALVGWALAATDARRALTR; this is translated from the coding sequence ATGTCGCACCTCGCACGCACCGCCCGCGTCGCCGGCCAGGTGGCCCTCGGGGCCGCGCTCCTCGCGGCCGGGACGTCGCACCTCACGACGAAGCGGGAGGAGTTCCAGGCGCAGGTGCCGTCGTGGTTCCCCGCCGACCCGGACGCCGTCGTGCTCGTGTCGGGCGTCGCGGAGCTCGCCCTCGGGGCTGCGCTCGTCGGGACATGGAAGCAGCCGGCCCGTGGGTGGGTGGGCGCCGCGGCGGCGGCGTTCTTCGTCGCGATCTTCCCCGGCAACGTGGCGCAGCTCGTCGAGCGCAAGGACGGCTTCGGGCTCGACACCGACACCAAGCGCGCCGTGCGGCTCGTGTTCCAGCCCGCGCTCGTCGGGTGGGCGCTCGCCGCGACCGACGCCCGCCGCGCGCTCACCCGCTGA
- a CDS encoding DUF3592 domain-containing protein has product MAGHPAPPRGPDEPAAGSPGTARRARVAAPSRRRPARVLATTAALVSALGLVLAVVAVFLVVRDYRFRGEAIALDTTGRTATVEHAEVTDRGTVQVRFVVAGRDVTTRPLGSNPDTTDVDGPLVVRYDPSDPQRAMLTGDVTYYVEDAMLGGVLASVLFVLPAVVTALVWRLAGRPPWWRHVAWRHGFGPTIP; this is encoded by the coding sequence ATGGCAGGTCACCCGGCGCCGCCCCGCGGCCCCGACGAGCCCGCCGCCGGCTCCCCCGGGACCGCCCGTCGTGCACGGGTCGCCGCACCGTCGCGGCGCCGGCCGGCGCGGGTCCTCGCCACGACCGCGGCCCTCGTGTCGGCGCTGGGCCTGGTGCTCGCCGTGGTCGCCGTGTTCCTCGTCGTGCGGGACTACCGGTTCCGCGGCGAGGCGATCGCGCTCGACACGACCGGGCGGACGGCGACGGTCGAGCACGCGGAGGTCACCGACCGCGGCACGGTGCAGGTCCGCTTCGTCGTCGCCGGCCGTGACGTGACGACCCGCCCGCTCGGGTCGAACCCCGACACGACCGACGTCGACGGTCCCCTGGTGGTCCGCTACGACCCGTCGGACCCGCAGCGGGCGATGCTCACCGGGGACGTCACCTACTACGTGGAGGACGCCATGCTCGGCGGCGTGCTGGCGTCCGTCCTGTTCGTCCTGCCTGCCGTCGTGACGGCCCTCGTGTGGCGGCTCGCGGGCCGGCCCCCGTGGTGGCGGCACGTCGCGTGGCGCCACGGCTTCGGTCCCACGATCCCCTGA
- a CDS encoding GNAT family N-acetyltransferase has translation MEQDRAQEPAPPVGQVVERSLAELTDAEVDEVYRRLLVPTFRPEELVTLGEVRATFTGPDAQPSDVVLADGRPVGVMLGTWYAGRRALLLTYLALDPSARGLGLGGRLVREVLPRWVAASPGALVVAEVDDPRAWAADATQGDPVARLRFYGRHGARLVPLPYVQPSLRPGAPRVDGMLLLRLDATPGLTGDVLATFLADYYVDAEGPAAPADPQVAALLAAARALDLDALWPVDRWADVDR, from the coding sequence ATGGAGCAGGACCGCGCGCAGGAGCCCGCACCGCCCGTCGGGCAGGTCGTCGAGCGGAGCCTCGCGGAGCTGACGGACGCCGAGGTCGACGAGGTGTACCGGCGGCTGCTGGTGCCGACGTTCCGACCCGAGGAGCTCGTGACGCTCGGCGAGGTGCGCGCGACGTTCACCGGGCCGGACGCGCAGCCGTCGGACGTCGTGCTGGCCGACGGCCGGCCGGTGGGCGTCATGCTGGGCACCTGGTACGCCGGCCGCCGCGCGCTGCTGCTCACGTACCTCGCGCTCGACCCGTCGGCGCGGGGGCTCGGCCTCGGCGGGAGGCTGGTGCGCGAGGTGCTCCCGCGGTGGGTCGCCGCGTCCCCGGGGGCGCTCGTCGTGGCCGAGGTGGACGACCCGCGCGCCTGGGCGGCCGACGCGACGCAGGGCGACCCGGTCGCGCGGCTGCGGTTCTACGGCCGGCACGGTGCGCGGCTCGTGCCGCTCCCCTACGTGCAGCCGTCGCTGCGCCCGGGCGCGCCGCGCGTCGACGGGATGCTGCTGCTGCGGCTCGACGCCACGCCGGGCCTGACGGGCGACGTCCTCGCGACGTTCCTCGCGGACTACTACGTGGATGCGGAGGGACCGGCCGCACCGGCGGACCCGCAGGTCGCGGCTCTGCTGGCCGCGGCGCGGGCGCTCGACCTCGACGCGCTGTGGCCCGTGGACCGCTGGGCGGACGTCGACCGCTGA